A genomic window from bacterium includes:
- a CDS encoding beta-galactosidase, giving the protein MRCADIPRPEHPEPQLERADWINLNGPWEFELDPGVSGEARGLQNAGAAFSKTINVPFCPESRLSGIANVDFMSSVWYRRTLEIPEAWQGRRVLLHFGAADYETKVWLDGEPVGDHRGGYTPFVFELTGKVKPGRGVLVVCCTDDLRAGVQPAGKQCPEYFSAGCSYTRTTGIWQTVWLEAVGRSYVKSFRVYPDLTAGAALFNASVVDPTPGLRLKAVVSAGGKKVGEAVVPAGQGAPFSVKIPKPRLWQISDPFLYDLELTLEQDGKVVDRVKSYFGMREVTVEGINVLLNGKKVFQRLVLDQGFYPEGIYTAPTDADLKRDIELSQAVGFNGARLHQKVFEPRFLYWADRLGYLCWGEFPNWGIDHASPATLERVLPEWLTELERDFNHPSIVMWTPFNETPRDTDPWLLRTVYLATKALDPTRPVHDVSGFRHVQTDIYSVHNYEGDPAKFAAFFEPFRAGGEPWRFDPEHDAPYAGQPYIVDEYGGIWWNPGQAGGPAWGYGGRPRSVEEYLQRYRGLTDALLDNPKMFGFCFTQLYDIEQEVNGIYTYERKPKFDSAVLRAINSRQAAYEK; this is encoded by the coding sequence CTGCGCTGCGCCGACATCCCCCGTCCCGAGCACCCCGAGCCGCAGCTCGAACGCGCCGACTGGATTAACCTCAACGGCCCCTGGGAGTTCGAGCTCGACCCGGGGGTTTCCGGCGAAGCGCGCGGCCTGCAGAATGCCGGGGCGGCTTTCTCGAAAACGATCAACGTGCCGTTCTGCCCGGAAAGCCGTCTGTCCGGGATCGCCAATGTCGATTTCATGAGCAGTGTCTGGTACCGCCGGACCTTGGAAATCCCCGAAGCCTGGCAGGGCAGGCGAGTGCTGCTGCATTTCGGGGCCGCGGACTACGAGACGAAAGTCTGGCTGGACGGCGAGCCGGTGGGCGATCACCGCGGCGGATACACCCCGTTTGTCTTCGAGTTGACCGGCAAGGTCAAGCCCGGCAGAGGTGTGCTGGTCGTGTGCTGCACGGATGACCTGCGCGCCGGGGTCCAGCCCGCGGGCAAGCAGTGCCCGGAATATTTCTCGGCCGGCTGCAGCTACACCCGCACCACCGGCATCTGGCAGACAGTCTGGCTGGAGGCGGTGGGCCGCTCCTACGTGAAAAGCTTCCGCGTCTACCCCGACCTCACCGCGGGCGCGGCGCTTTTCAACGCCAGCGTGGTGGACCCCACGCCCGGCCTGCGCCTCAAGGCGGTTGTCTCGGCCGGGGGAAAGAAAGTGGGCGAGGCGGTTGTCCCGGCCGGCCAGGGTGCGCCTTTCAGCGTAAAAATCCCCAAGCCCCGTCTCTGGCAGATAAGCGACCCGTTCCTCTATGACCTGGAACTCACGCTGGAGCAGGACGGGAAAGTTGTCGACCGGGTGAAAAGCTATTTCGGGATGCGCGAGGTGACGGTCGAGGGGATCAATGTGCTGCTCAACGGGAAGAAAGTCTTCCAACGCCTGGTGCTGGACCAGGGTTTTTACCCGGAGGGTATCTACACCGCGCCCACGGACGCGGACTTGAAGCGTGACATCGAGCTGTCGCAGGCCGTGGGGTTCAACGGCGCGAGGCTGCACCAGAAAGTGTTCGAGCCGCGTTTCCTCTACTGGGCCGACCGTCTGGGCTACCTCTGCTGGGGCGAGTTCCCCAACTGGGGGATCGACCACGCCAGCCCGGCCACCCTCGAGCGCGTGCTGCCCGAGTGGCTCACCGAGCTGGAACGGGATTTCAACCATCCCTCCATCGTGATGTGGACCCCGTTCAACGAGACCCCGCGCGACACCGACCCCTGGCTGCTGCGCACGGTCTACCTCGCGACCAAGGCCCTCGATCCCACCCGACCGGTCCACGATGTCAGCGGTTTCCGCCACGTCCAGACCGACATCTACAGCGTGCACAACTACGAGGGCGACCCGGCCAAGTTCGCCGCCTTTTTCGAGCCTTTCCGCGCCGGCGGCGAGCCCTGGCGTTTCGACCCGGAGCATGACGCTCCCTATGCCGGCCAGCCCTACATCGTGGACGAGTACGGCGGCATCTGGTGGAACCCCGGCCAGGCGGGCGGACCGGCCTGGGGCTACGGAGGCCGGCCCAGGAGTGTGGAGGAGTACCTCCAGCGCTACCGCGGCCTGACCGACGCCCTGCTGGACAACCCGAAAATGTTCGGTTTCTGTTTCACCCAGCTCTACGACATCGAGCAGGAGGTGAACGGGATCTACACCTACGAGCGCAAGCCCAAGTTCGACAGCGCGGTGCTGCGCGCGATCAACTCGCGCCAGGCGGCCTACGAGAAATAG
- a CDS encoding 2-hydroxyacid dehydrogenase, protein MKVAFFDTRPYDKRNFEKETQIEWRFLEMRLSCESAPAANGADAVCVFVNDRVDSRCLDCLKREGVRLVALRCAGFNNVDLKHAAEIGLPVVRVPAYSPNAVAEHTVALLLCLNRKIHRAFNRVRELNFSLNGMVGFDLCGKTVGILGAGKIGRIAARIFRGFDSRVLAWDAYPDEKWAAGCGVSFAPLDEILAQADVLSLHTPLTPETHHLIGDRTIGLMKRGVYIINTSRGKLINTRALIRGLKTGQIGGVGLDVYEEEEGVFFEDLSGEVLEDDELARLLTFPNVLITSHQGFLTQEALAEITRVTVQNLAALAEGRPFLPETVLA, encoded by the coding sequence ATGAAAGTGGCGTTTTTTGACACACGACCCTACGACAAGCGAAATTTTGAAAAAGAGACGCAGATCGAATGGCGCTTCCTCGAAATGCGTCTGAGCTGCGAGAGCGCGCCCGCGGCGAACGGGGCGGATGCGGTCTGCGTGTTCGTGAACGACCGGGTGGACAGCCGCTGCCTGGATTGCCTGAAACGCGAGGGCGTGCGCCTGGTGGCCCTGCGCTGCGCCGGGTTCAACAATGTCGACCTCAAGCACGCCGCCGAGATCGGCCTGCCGGTGGTGCGCGTGCCGGCCTACTCGCCCAACGCGGTGGCCGAGCACACGGTGGCCCTTCTGCTCTGCCTGAACCGCAAGATCCACCGGGCGTTCAACCGTGTGCGCGAGCTGAATTTCTCGCTCAACGGGATGGTGGGGTTCGACCTCTGCGGCAAGACTGTCGGCATCCTGGGTGCGGGCAAGATCGGGCGGATCGCGGCCCGGATTTTTCGCGGCTTCGACTCGCGCGTGCTGGCCTGGGATGCCTATCCGGACGAGAAATGGGCCGCCGGGTGCGGGGTGTCTTTCGCCCCGCTGGATGAAATCCTGGCCCAGGCGGACGTGCTCTCCCTGCACACCCCGCTCACGCCCGAGACCCACCACCTGATAGGCGACCGCACGATCGGCCTGATGAAGCGCGGGGTGTACATCATCAACACCAGCCGGGGCAAGCTGATCAACACGCGCGCCCTGATCCGCGGCCTCAAGACCGGGCAGATCGGCGGCGTGGGCCTGGATGTCTACGAGGAGGAGGAGGGCGTGTTCTTCGAGGACCTGAGCGGCGAGGTGCTGGAGGATGACGAGCTGGCGCGCCTGCTCACTTTCCCCAACGTGCTGATCACCTCGCACCAGGGTTTCCTGACCCAGGAGGCGCTGGCCGAGATCACCCGCGTGACCGTGCAGAACCTGGCCGCCCTGGCCGAGGGCCGTCCGTTCCTGCCCGAGACCGTGCTCGCCTGA